AACAGGGTGCTGATCGAGACGGTGAGTGCGGCGGCACGCTGCATCCGGTAGACGTTCATGTCTCCACCACCCGGTGGATCCGACCGTCGGCGGTCAGTTCGACGCGGCGACGGACGCTTCCCGAGACCACACCGACGGTGGCGATCGGATCACGTCCGGGTGGTGCGATCCGTGCGACGACGTCACCGCCGGACAGCCCGACGAGTTCTTCTTCGAGAACAAGAGCCGTCGCGTCGACGACGGCGTCGGCGCGCGCGGAGTCGAGTTCGGTCAGTCCGCCGTCATCGAGAACGGTGACCGACACTCCGCTGCGACGCGCGTCCCACACCGCTCGCCGCACCCGCGGCACATCGAGCGCTCTGCCGCGGATTCCGTCGCGGAGGCGGGCCTCGATGAGGCGAGCGTCCGTGACGTCGTCGTCGGTCACCGGATCTCCGTCGACGACCTTGGTCAGCAGCGGGCGGACGCGAGCGTCGATGCGTCGGATGCGGACGTCGCGGGCGGCGATGTCCTCCCGGACGTCGTCGACTCCTTTCCTATCGACCCTTCTACGGTCCGACAGAGCGTGGAGTTCGGCGACTTGAGGTGCGAGGAGCAGCGCGGCCCCGGTCGCGATGAACAGCATGGTGAAACTGGCGCGCGGGAGCACCGCGTTCAGCCATGTGGACGATCCGGTGAGCGGCCCGACGATGACGCCGACGACCGTGTTGATCGCGACGACGACCCACGCGAGCAACAGCCGACCGCGCATCATCAGCACAACGAGCACGATGGTGGCGGTGGACAGCATCGTCTGGAACGGGCCGAGTGCTGCGGATCCCAGAAGAGCCGCCGATCCCCACACCACAGCGACCGCCGCGATCACCGAACCGCAGACGACACCGGCCTGCCTGCCGGTCAGCGCTGACGTCGCCGAACTGACCGTCACCGTCATCGCGACCGCGAGCAGCAGGAATGCGAGGGTCGTCCCGACCCAGGTGACCGCGGTGAAATCGGCGAGGCGACCGGCGACGACAGTCCGCACGCCGAGAGCGACGAAGTAGACCGTGAGCACACCTCCGGCGATCCACTTGCCGGGGAGGTTCTCCAGAAAGTCTCCGGAGGAGCTGCTCACGGACGCTCCCACTGCAGTCGGACTCGGGTTCCGTGGCCGGGAGCGCTGACGATGCTGCTCGATCCGCCTGCGATAGACGCCATGCGTCCGGTGATCCCGAACGACAGTCCGAGCCTTCCCGCGCGGGTGGCCGACGGATCGAAGCCCGACCCGTCGTCCGCGATCGTGACGGTGATCTCCACGTCGGTCACTGCCGCGATGACGACGCACGAGGCGTCCGCGCCTGCGTGGCGATAGAAGTTGCGGACCGCCTCGGCAGTGGCGTCCAGCAGCGCATCGGTCACGTCGGCGTCGAACTGCGCGGTGGCGCCCGGGTCGAGGTCGCCGCGCACGACCACCGCATCGCCGAGGGAGGAGGCGGTGGTCCGGATCCGCTGTACGAACTCTCGGCCGTCGAGCAGATCGGATTGACCGACCGTCGGATCCCACCAGTGGTCGAGTTCGTCGATCACGCCGCCTGCTGCTGCCCGGAGCGCGGGCTCGGGCACTCCGGGTCTCAGCGCCAAGAGGAACGCGATGATCCGATCATGGACCAGGGCGTCCAGTCTGCGGCGATCGACATCGTGAAGGTCCTCGTTCTCGCGGTCGCGTGCCCTCATGAGAGTCGCGGCCCTGGCGAGGTCGAGTCGGCGTGCGAAGATGACGGCGGCGGCCGTCAGCAGCAGGTACACACCGCCGAAGGCGATCGACCAGAACGCTTGCACCCAGAATCGGTAGTCGAGCTGGCCGGTCGACACGAGCGCGGAGGTCGCTTCGCTGAGCGCTACTGCCACAACGAGATTGGCGACCGCGAGAACCGGGCGGCGACCGATCACGAGCGAGATGCTGGCGAGTTCGGGCAGCATGCTGATCCAGACGACGATGGTCTGGCTTCCCGAGTCGAGTTCGACAGTCCGATCGGTCCAAGCGGCGAACCACGACCCGATGACAATGAGGTAGGCGACTGCGCACCCGATTGCGACGTGTCCGAGAAGGTCGGGGCGAGCCGTGACGGCGACTCCGATCAGCGCGAGTCCGCTGCCCACCACCGAGACGATGCTGAGCGGCAACCACCACGGGTCGACCAGATCACCGAAAACTGTGAGCGAACCTGCTGCGGCGAACAGGTAGAAGAGGTATCCGCCACCGATGACCCCCGCGCCGACGGTTTGGAGGGTCTCCGACGCGGTGAGGTCTTTCCGTCGAGGCAGCGGCACTCGGAGCCGAGGCTCCGCATGGGGCGCTGTCCGAGTCATCGCCCCATACTTTCACGCGGCGAACTGCGCCGGAGACGTTACTCCGCGCCGACTTCAGGAGACTGAGCGAAGTCCGCGGCGTCCGACGACCGGCTCCGGGACGTCGCGGCCGAGCCATCCGACGATCTCGGTGAGGGCACGTGCCTGATCAGCCGGTTCGAGGGCGACCAGACCTGGCAAAGCAGTGCAGAGAGCCGCGGTGAGCGCACTCTCGAGAGACATTCCGTGAGTGCCGACGACACGCCGGTAGTCGTTCACGGAAACGGTGAGCGCATCGAAGGTGACCGAGTCACCCGCGTGACGCACAGCGACCATCCAGCCAGCGGTCTCGGCCCGATCGGCGAGGTGCACGCAGAGGTCGGCAATCCACTGGTCGCGGCCACTCTGTGCGATCGTGCTCATCGCTCGGTCCTCCGTTGCTCGGTTAGTCCTTGCTAACCATTCTGGCTGGTAGAACGTTATTTCGCCCTCCTACGCAAGCGTAACTTAACTCGCCAGTAGGAGCTAGGTCGATTCCGTGCCCGATCCGCCCACCATTCGTGCCATCGACATTGTCAGATTCCAGTGGACCACGTGACCAGCGGAAATACCGTAGTTAGCTGGCGTGTCGCCAGTTCGTTATTCAAGTGAGACGTCCATCACACATTGAAAGATGAGGTAACACTCAGCTTGACTTGTCGCTATTCATGGCGTCGATCAAGCTCTGCGGGCGCAGATCCGTCCAGGTTGTCTCGACGTACTCCAGGCACGCCGCACGTGAATCCTCGCCGAACACCTTGGTCCATCCTGCGGGGATGTCCGCAAACGTCGGCCACAGCGAATGCTGGTTCTCGGCGTTCACCAGAACGTAGAAGCGGCCGTCTTCGTCGTCGAACGGGTTGGTCATGTTCATCCTTTCGTAGCGCGTACAACGCGCCGGTCAGCATGGTCCGGTCGACTTTCGACCGAATCCAAGTTAATCACTGTCATCTGTCCGCGCCACGGTTCGCCGGGGCAACAAGGCGTCGTTCACAGCCGGCCCGATGATCGCGAGCGCCTGCGCGTCGGCCATCCCCAGGTGATGGGTCGGCACATCGACATTGTGGACCTCGCCGTCGACGTGATCGCCCCACGCGGCGCGGAAAGTCACCGGATCGGGCTTGTCCTCCGTGGCCGTGAAGAAGTGGACGTCACCGGAGTATCGGCCGGGTCGGTATCCGTTGAGGATGTCACCCGCCGACGCGAAGCTGTCCATGATTCGCTCCACTTGATCACTGTCGAGCAGTCCCATGCTCGCGATCTGATCCCGCACGATCGCCGCCACCTCGTCGGCACTCGCCGCCTGTACGTCGTCGCCGAGATCGAACAGGTCACGCCAGCTTCCGAGCAGATCCCCGACCGTCTCGGCGGTGTCCGGCGTCGAGTCCGGTTCCGACGACTGTTCGACCGTCAGCGACGCATCCATGACGCCGAGATACCCCACGTCGTGGCCTGCCGCCTCCAGCTGACAGGCCATCTCGTAGGCCAGGGTGCCTCCGATCGACCACCCGAGCACGTTGTACGGCCCCTCCGGCTGAACCTCTCGGATCTCGGAGACGTACCTCGCGGCCAGCGAGGCGACGTCAGGCGCCGACTCCTCCCCCGCCACCACATGCGGATCCTGCAGTCCGTACAACGGGCGGTCGTCCAGGTATGGAACGAGGCCACCGAAGAACCACGCCAGGCCGCCCGCGGGGTGGACGCAGAAGAGCGGGGCACGACTGCCGTCGGCGCGGAGCGGGATCAACACCGCTGTGCCACCGGATTCGGCGCCTTCCACTCGAGCAGCGAGGCCGCGCACCGTGGCGTCCTCGAACAGCCACGCGAGCTCCACCGACACTCCGTGCTCGTCACGCAGGCGCGCGACGACTCGAGCCGCGGAGAGCGAATTGCCTCCGAGGTCGAAGAACGACGTCGTCGCGGACACCGTGGCGACGTCGAGCAGGTCTGCGTACACCTTGGCGACCGCCTCCTCCAGCGGCCCGACGGGCGTCACGTACTCGGCAGTCCGGAACACGGGCTCCGGTAGATTCCGCCGATCGATCTTGCCTGCCGTGCTCAACGGCAAGGCGTCGACGATCATCCACGACGTCGGCCGCATGTATTCCAGCAAGTTCTGCGCGGCATAGTCGACGAGGGCCGCTTCAGACAGTTCGTGGCCCTCGACGTACGCGACGAGGACCTGGCCGCCGGACGGCGCGGACGTGACCACAGCCGCCGCTTGGCGGACGCCCGGCGCAGAGCCGAGCACAGCCTCGATCTCACCGAGCTCGATCCGCTGGCCACGCAGCTTCACCTGGAAGTCGGTGCGACCGAGGTACTCGAGTTCGCCGTCGTGATTCCAGCGAACCAGGTCACCGGTGCGGTAGAGCCGTTGTCCCGGTTCCCCGTACGGATCGGCGACGAACCGTTCTGCCGTCAATCCGTAGCGCCCGATGTATCCGCGTGCCACCTGGTCGCCGCCCATGTAGAGCTCACCGGCCACTCCGACGGGAACTTGATGCAGACGCGAGTCGAGGACACGGGCGATCGAGTACGCGGTCGGTCGACCGATGGGGACGACGGAACGACCTGCGGCGATCAGACTCAGCGTGCAGTAGACGGTGTTCTCCGTCGGTCCGTACCTGTTGTGCCCTTCGGCGTCGGGCCACGAGGCACAGATCGCGTCGGACAGGGCAGGAGTGACCGCCTCACCGCCGGTGTGCACGATGCGGACCGAGTTCATTCCGGCGAGTTCGTCGGCAGTCAGCTCCGACACCATCAACGAGAGCATCGACGGGACGAGCATCATGACGCTCACCCGATGGTCGACCACGTGGCGTTGCAGCGCCCACGGATCGCGTTGATCAGCAGGATCGGTCACGACAGTCAAGCCTCCGCAGATGGGACCGCGGAACAGGTCCAGCACCGACGGATCGAAGGTGTAGTCGATCACCATCAGGAACACGTCATCCGGTCCGAATCGGCCGTCGACCACGTCGGTGGCGAGGACGGACATCATGCTCCGGTGGGAGACCGTGACGCCCTTCGGTCGACCGGTCGAGCCCGATGTGAAGATCGTGTACGCCGCGTCGTCCGGTCGCAGCGGTGCACGCCGGTCCGCGTCGCCGACCGGCGTGACGTTCCCGATCACCGGGGCCCTCGTGTCGACCCCGATGACGGAGATCCCGTCGGCGACAGCCCACTCCGGCGGTCCGAGCAGATCGTCCACCAGGAGGATCTCTGCGCCCGCGGTCTCGATCACGTACCGGGCGCGATCGGCCGGTCCGTCGACCACGATCGGAACGTAGAAGCCGCCTGCCGTCATCACCGCGTGCAGGGCGACGAACATCTCGATCGAACGCGGAATGCAGACGGCGACGGCGACATCCGGGCCGACACCCGCGTCGATGAGTCGGCGCGCGAGGACAGTCACGCGGTCCATCAACTCCGCACCGGCGACGGTACGGCCACCCGCCACCAGCAGCGTCGACGTGCGGGCCTGCGGCGGAACGACCTCATGGAGGACGCCGCGCGCCTCTCGCGACGGAAGCGGCGCCGCGCTGTGAGCCCACGAACCGACTCGGCGTTCGTCCTCCTCCGTCAGCACGGGGAGGTCGCCCACGACGGCGGACGGATCGGCGGTGACGACGTCGAGGATGTCGACGAGCGCCGCTGCGACCTGTTCGACGGTGTCCGCATTGAACAGATCGGTCGCATACGTCACCGTCCCCGACCAGTCCGCACCGCCTGCTCGTGACCCGAGCGCAACATTGAGATCCACTCGAGCCGGTTGCTGAAGGTCCCCGGCCGGCTCGACGGACAGCCCACCGGGCTCGACCATCACGTCCCCGGGGCCCTCGTCCGCCTCATCGACGGACAACCACACCTGGCTGAGTGGTGCGAACGCTTCGGACCGGGTCGGATTGAGGACGTCGACGAGCGTCTCGAACGGAATGTCGGCGTTGGCGAATGCGTCGAGATCACCGGAACGGACGTCGCCGAGCAGTTCGGCGAAGGTCGCCCCGCTGTGGACGGTGGACCGCAATGCCAGTGAATTGACGAACATCCCGACCAACGGGTCGAGCACTCGCTGCCCACGCCCCGCGATCGGCGTTCCGACCACCACGTCGTCCGACGACGAGAGCCGTGCGAGAAGGACCGACAGTGCAGCGTGCACAACCATGAACGGCGTCGCTCCGTGTTGCGCGGCGAGCCTTCCGATCCGCTCTCCGACGGAACCCGGAACCGTGAACTCGATCGTCTGTCCGCGCATCGATGCGCGAGGGGGACGCGGACGATCGGTCGGCAGCTCGATGACGTCGGGGACTCCCCCGAGCCGGTCCCGCCAGTACGCCGCCTGCCGTCCCAGAACCGACTCCGGATCGTCTGCGGCTCCGAGGACTGAGTGCTGCCAGAGGGCGAAATCGGCGAACTGGACCGGGAGCGGCGGGAAGTCGGGGACACGTCCGTCTCGTCGCGCGAGGTAGGCGGTCACCACGTCCCGGACCATCGGTCCCATGGACTGACCGTCCGCCGCGATGTGATGCACGACGATCGCGAGGACATGTTCGCCCGGTCCGGTCGCCGCGAGTCGGACGCGGATCGGCAACTGCGTCGCGAGGTGGAACCCACTGGTCACCGCCTCGGTGACCCCGTCGACATCGGACATCGCCCAGTCGAAACGCTCGGCGGCATCCGACACGTCCAGGATCGCCTGCGACGGCGAACCGTCGTGCTCGACGAAGAGTGTCCGCAGCACTTCGTGGCGTTCGAGCACGTCGATGAAGGCGGCCTGCATCGCGTCGACGTCGAGAGGTCCGGTCAAGGTGAGCACCGCCGGAATGTTGTACACACCGGACGACGGATCGAACCTGTTGATGAACCACATCCGCTGCTGCGCGAACGACAGGGGAATCCGCTCCGGCCTGTCGCTCACCGCGACGATCGGAGCGAGGGCGGGTTTCGCGCTCCCGACGAGTTCCACGAGTTCGCGAACTGTCGGCGCTTCGAACACGTCACGAACAGACACCTCGGATCCGAGAGCGTCGCCTGCACGCGCCGCCAAGCGCATCGCAGACAACGAGTTGCCGCCGAGATCGAAGAAGCTGTCGGTGACGCCGATCCGGTCGACGCCCAGCACGTCGGCGAACGCCGCCGCGACTGCGGCCTCGTCCGCGCCGACAGGTGCGACGTACTCACCCGCGGTGAACTCGGGCACGGGCAGCGCCTTTCGGTCGAGTTTGCCTGCACTGTTGAGTGGAATCTCATCGAGTGGCATCCACACCGTGGGTCGCATGTACTCGGGCAGATCGGCGGCGATGGCGTGCCTGACGCCGTCCACATCCAGTACGTCTCCGGGCACACCCGCCACGTACGCGACCAGATGCTCGCCACCGTCCGGTGCCTGTGCGACCGTCACCGACGCGTGGACCACGCCGGGCGCCTGAGCGACGGCTGCCTCGATCTCACCGAGCTCGATGCGCTGACCGCGGAGCTTCACCTGGAAGTCGGTTCGCCCGAGGTATTCGAGCTCACCGGCGTGGTTGCGTCGAACGAGGTCTCCGGTCCGGTACATGCGGCTGCCCGCCGGCCCGAACGGATCGGCGAGGAACCGGTCTGCGGTGAGGTCCGGGCGCGCTGCGTATCCTCGCGCCAACTGCACGCCTGCCACGTACAGTTCGCCGGGCACACCCGCGGCGACCTGATTGAGCCTTCCGTCGAGGACGTACGCCGACGAGTTCCAGACGGGCACTCCGATCGGCACCACGTCGCCGATGGCGTCGAGCTGCTGGTACGTGATCTCAACCGCTGCTTCGGTCGGGCCGTACAGGTTGTAGAGCACCGCTCCCGGCACTTCGGCGCGGGTCTGCGCGGCGACCGACGGCGGCAGTGCTTCGCCCGTCGTCGAGATGATCCGCACCTTGTCGAGCCGGGCGAGGCGTTCGGGCCCGGCGAGTTCGAGGAACACCGAGAGCATCGACGGCACGAAGTGCACCATCGTTGCTCCGGCGTCCGCGATCAGGTCGGCCATGTACACCGGGTCGAGGTGGCCGTCGGGCTCGGCGATCAGCAGCCGTGAACCCTCCATGAGCGGCGCGAACAGTTCGGCGACCGAACAGTCGAACGTGTACGGCGTCTTCAGGACGACAAGATCGTCACCGTCGATCGGGAGCTCGTCCAGTCCCCACCGAAGCCGGTTGACGACCGCGTCGTGAGGCAGGGTCACACCCTTCGGCCGACCCGTCGACCCGGACGTGAAGATCGTGTACGCGGCGTGTTGCGGCAGCAGCGGCGCCCGCCGGTCCGCATCAACGACGGGAGCCACGGATTCGTCGACCGCGCTCTCGCTGTCGACTTCGATCACTGTGACGCCGTCGCCTGCACCGGCGATCGGAGCCGGTGTCGGGAGCCCTGCGTGAACGAGCGCGATCCGCGCACCCGCAGTGGACATCATGTACTCGACACGATCGGCGGGCGCCGAGGTGTCGACGGGCACGTACTGGCCGCCTGCCGCGACCACCGCGTGGATCGCGACGATCAATTCCACCGAGCGCGGGATGCACACCGCCACCGCGACGTCCGGTCCGACTCTCGCGGTGATGAGTTCCCGCGCCAATGTGTTCACACGCGCGCCGAGTTCGGCGTACGCAACGCTCCGATCGCGGAACAGCAGCGCCTCCCGGTGCGGGTGCGCTGCAGCCGCGGCAGCGAGCGCCGATGCGAGGTCTTCGGCCGGAAGCTGTCGTTGCACACCACGCTCGAGTCGTGTGGACTCCGAGATCTCTGCATCGGTCAGCAGTGCGGCGTCACCGACTGGGCCGTCGGTGTCGGCCGTGAGTGCGCCGAGAAGCCCAGCCAGTCGTTCACCGAACGCGACGACCGTCGACGCATCGAACAGGTCGGTCGCATACGTGATGGAACCGTGCCATGGTCCGTCGGTCGTGGAACTGACCGTGATCGTCATGTCGACCTGCGCGGGCGGGTCGACCGGTCTGATCGCGGAGATCACGATGTCACCCGCGGGCAGATCCATATCGGTGGCCGACGCACCGGGGTCGAGTGACAACATCACCTGCGCCAGCGGCGAGAACGCCTCACTGCGCACGGGGTTCACTGCCTCGACGACCGTCTCGAACGGAACGTCGGCGTTGGCGAATGCGTTGAGGACGTCGGCGCGCGTCCGTGCGAGGAGTCCGTCGAAGCTCTCGCCGAGATCAACACGCGACCGGAGGACGATCGTGTTGACGAACATTCCGACGACGGCGTCGAGTTCACGCCGTCCGCGTCCTGCGATCGGGCTGGCGATGGCCACATCGTCCGACGCGGACAACCGCGCCAGCAGCACTGCGAGCGCTGCGTCGAGAACCATGAACGGAGTCGCTCCCCGCTCGGAGGCGACACTGACGATCCGCTCCCCGACCTCGCGGGGAATCTCGAAGTCGGCGACGCCGCCCCGCCCCGATGCGGCCTGCGGCCGAGGACGGTCGGTCGGGATCTCCAGGACGTCCGGGATGCCCGCGAGCGCATCGCTCCAGTAGCCGACCTGGCGGCCCACGATGGACGTGGGATCGTCCGGCTCACCGAGGACTTCACGCTGCCAGATGGCGAAATCGGCGAACTGGACGTCGAGCGGCGTGAACTCCGGCTCACGACCTGAGCTGCGCGCGAGGTATGCGGTGACGATGTCGCCGATCAGCGGCTGAAGTGATTCACCGTCGGCGGCGATGTGGTGAGCGACCAGCGCGAACACATGAGTCGATGCGTCGACGGTGAGCAGACGGCCTCGGATCGGCCAGTCGACCGCAAGATCGAATCCGTCGGTCACCGCCGACGAGATCCCGGAGTCGGAGTCGACGTGTCCCCAGTCGAGACGGCCGTCGACGGCGTCGGCCGGCGCCACGTCCTGATACGGCACGCCGTCGTCGGTCGGGAACGTCGTCCGCAGCACCTCGTGTCGACGGACGACGTCTCCGAGAGCGGTACGGAGCGCGTCCGCGTCGAGCGGACCGGTGATGCGCATGACGACCGGGAGGTTGTATGTGGCAGAAGCCGGCTCGAAGTTGTTGATGAACCACATCCGCTGCTGCGCGAAGGACAGTGGAATTCGATCGGGCCTCGGCTGTGCCCGGGTGACCGGCGGCAACGCGGGCGCGCGGCCGGCGACACGGTGCACCAGAGTGCGGACGGTCGGCGCGTCGAACAGGTCGCGGACCCCGACCTCGACCCCCAGCGCGTCGGACACCCGAGAGACGACGCGCATCGCGGACAGTGAGTTGCCACCCGCGTCGAAGAACGACTCCGTCACCGAGACGTGTCCGGTGCCGAGGACGTCGGCGAACACTGCGGCGACCGCGGTCTCCGCCGGGCCGATCGGCTCCACGTGGTCGACTGCCCCGAACTCGGGCGAGGGCAGGCCTCGCCGGTCGACCTTGCCTGCAACGGTCAACGGCATCTCGTCGACGAGCATCCAGACAGTGGGTCGCATGTACGCCACCAGTCGACGCGATGCGTAGTCGGCGAGTTCGGCTCGATCCAGGTCGTCGCCCGACAGGTAGCCGACAAGGACTTCCCCGCCCGACGGCGCAGTCGCGACGACGACTGCGACGCTGCGGGCTCCCGGAGCGTGCGACAGCACCGACTCGATCTCCCCGAGTTCGATGCGTTGACCGCGCAGTTTCACTTGGAAGTCGACACGGCCCAGATATTCCAGGTCGCCGGACACAGTCCGCACGACGCGGTCGCCGGTCCGGTACATCCGTGTCCCGGCGGGGCCGAACGGATCGGCGACGAAGCGTGTCGCCGACAGATCGGGACGACCGAGGTAACCGAGAGCCAACGGGTCGCCGGTCAGGTACAACTCGCCGGGAACCCCGACGGGCACGGGCCGGAGGCCGTCGCCGAGTACAAGCGCGCCCAGGCCCGGCAGCGGGCCGCCGATGTGGATCGGACCGTCGATGGTCGACGGCTCGGTTCCGGTACCCCAGATCGTCGACTCGGTCGGGCCGTACAGGTTGAAGAACGTTCGACCCGCCCGCACCCATCGATTCCGCAGGTCGGGCGGGCACGCCTCGCCCACGCTGGCCAGGGTCGAGAGCTCCGGAACCTGCTCCGGGTCGAGTCCGTCCATCGTCGAAGGGGTGATCACGGCATGGGTGACCCCGCCTTCCGCGAGGACCTCGGCGAGTTCGTCACCGCCGTACACGTCGGCGGGGCTGATGACGATTCCCGAGCCCGTGCACAGCGCGACCAACTCGAAGATCGATGCGTCGAACGTCGGCGAAGCGACATGCAGCATCCTCGTGGCCGGGCCGAGGTGCAGGATGCGGCGTTGACCGTCGACGAGGTTCGCGAGACCGCGGTGGCTGAGCGCCGCGGCCTTCGGCTTGCCGGTCGATCCCGACGTGTAGATGAGGTACGCGAGATCGTCGGCGTGGACGGCCCGGGTGAGTTCGTCCCGACGGATCGGCTGAGCGGAGTGGTCCGCGACGGTGTTGTCGACGGCCAACCACTCCACGCTGTCAGGCAGGTCCGGTGTCCCGGTGACCGTGAGACCGAAGACTGCGCCGCTGTCGGCGAGAATCTCGTCACGCCGTTGCACGGGCTGCGTCGGATCGATGTTGACGAATGCGGCACCGGCCTTGCTCACGGCGACGACCGCGAGCACAGCGTGAATGCTGCGGCGCATCAGGATGGCGACCAGGTCGCCCGGACCGA
This genomic window from Gordonia sp. PDNC005 contains:
- a CDS encoding MbtH family protein, which encodes MTNPFDDEDGRFYVLVNAENQHSLWPTFADIPAGWTKVFGEDSRAACLEYVETTWTDLRPQSLIDAMNSDKSS
- a CDS encoding ATP-binding protein, which produces MTRTAPHAEPRLRVPLPRRKDLTASETLQTVGAGVIGGGYLFYLFAAAGSLTVFGDLVDPWWLPLSIVSVVGSGLALIGVAVTARPDLLGHVAIGCAVAYLIVIGSWFAAWTDRTVELDSGSQTIVVWISMLPELASISLVIGRRPVLAVANLVVAVALSEATSALVSTGQLDYRFWVQAFWSIAFGGVYLLLTAAAVIFARRLDLARAATLMRARDRENEDLHDVDRRRLDALVHDRIIAFLLALRPGVPEPALRAAAGGVIDELDHWWDPTVGQSDLLDGREFVQRIRTTASSLGDAVVVRGDLDPGATAQFDADVTDALLDATAEAVRNFYRHAGADASCVVIAAVTDVEITVTIADDGSGFDPSATRAGRLGLSFGITGRMASIAGGSSSIVSAPGHGTRVRLQWERP